A portion of the Bacillus sp. es.034 genome contains these proteins:
- the sda gene encoding sporulation histidine kinase inhibitor Sda: MKILSNEQLVAAYRDAEKQGNDQDWISLLKKEIRNRGLKPFRKS; encoded by the coding sequence ATGAAAATCTTAAGTAATGAACAGTTGGTGGCAGCTTATCGTGATGCTGAGAAACAAGGGAATGATCAAGACTGGATATCGCTTCTTAAGAAAGAAATTCGTAACCGTGGATTGAAACCTTTTAGGAAATCTTGA
- the odhB gene encoding 2-oxoglutarate dehydrogenase complex dihydrolipoyllysine-residue succinyltransferase produces the protein MAEIKVPELAESITEGTIAQWLKQPGDYVEKGEYIVELETDKVNVEVISEEAGTIQELKAEEGDTVEVGQVIAIVGAGGEAQTTSDAKEEAPKKEEKEEKTEKAPVEEAPVKEDKKNRPIASPAARKLAREKGIDLSDVPTDPLGRVRKQDIEAYSNKPADAPSKPSAQEKKAPAKKDDGKPVVREKMSRRRQTIAKRLVEVQQTAAMLTTFNEIDMSKVMELRKRKKDKFFDDHDVRLGFMSFFTKAVVAALKKYPYVNGEIDGDEIVLKKFYDVGVAVSTDDGLVVPVVRDCERKNFAEIEGEIMELATKARNNKLSLGDLQGGSFTITNGGVFGSLLSTPILNGPQVGILGMHKIQLRPVAIDKDTMENRPMMYIALSYDHRIIDGKEAVGFLAMVKDLLENPEDLLLEG, from the coding sequence GTGGCAGAAATTAAAGTTCCAGAATTAGCAGAATCAATTACAGAAGGTACGATTGCACAATGGCTGAAGCAGCCCGGGGATTATGTTGAAAAAGGCGAATATATCGTCGAGCTTGAAACCGATAAAGTAAATGTGGAAGTCATTTCAGAAGAAGCCGGTACAATCCAGGAGCTTAAAGCTGAAGAAGGCGATACGGTTGAAGTTGGGCAAGTGATTGCCATTGTAGGTGCAGGCGGAGAAGCCCAAACCACCTCTGATGCAAAGGAAGAAGCGCCTAAGAAGGAAGAGAAAGAAGAGAAAACGGAAAAAGCACCAGTTGAAGAAGCACCAGTTAAAGAGGACAAAAAGAATCGTCCGATCGCTTCTCCGGCAGCACGCAAGTTAGCTCGTGAGAAAGGCATCGATCTCTCCGATGTTCCAACAGATCCACTTGGTCGCGTTCGTAAACAGGACATAGAAGCCTATAGCAATAAACCGGCCGATGCTCCTTCTAAACCTTCTGCACAGGAGAAGAAGGCTCCGGCAAAGAAAGATGATGGAAAGCCAGTCGTACGTGAGAAAATGTCCCGCCGACGTCAAACCATCGCGAAACGTTTGGTCGAGGTTCAGCAGACAGCTGCCATGCTGACGACATTCAACGAAATTGATATGAGTAAGGTCATGGAGCTGCGTAAACGTAAGAAGGACAAATTCTTTGATGACCATGATGTAAGACTTGGTTTCATGAGTTTCTTTACAAAAGCAGTGGTAGCGGCGCTTAAGAAATACCCATATGTGAACGGTGAAATTGACGGGGATGAAATCGTCCTTAAGAAATTCTACGATGTCGGCGTAGCCGTATCCACGGATGATGGATTGGTTGTACCGGTCGTACGTGACTGTGAACGAAAGAATTTCGCGGAGATTGAAGGGGAAATCATGGAATTGGCTACTAAGGCCAGAAACAACAAGTTATCCCTTGGAGATCTGCAAGGAGGATCATTCACCATTACAAATGGTGGGGTATTCGGTTCATTACTGTCCACACCGATCTTAAATGGACCACAGGTTGGAATTCTTGGAATGCACAAAATCCAACTCCGTCCTGTAGCCATTGATAAAGACACAATGGAAAATCGTCCGATGATGTACATTGCTTTATCATATGATCATAGAATCATTGATGGAAAAGAAGCGGTTGGATTCCTTGCAATGGTTAAAGACTTACTTGAAAACCCTGAAGATTTACTTCTTGAAGGATAA